A stretch of the Azorhizobium caulinodans ORS 571 genome encodes the following:
- a CDS encoding ferredoxin--NADP reductase, whose product MSNLLEERVLSVHHWTDRLFSFTTTRDSGFRFRNGEFTMIGLRVDGKPLLRAYSVASPNYEENLEFFSIKVQDGPLTSRLQHLKVGDPIIVGKKATGTLVLDNLKAGQNLYLLGTGTGLAPFLSIIRDPETYERFEKVVLVHGCRQVSELAYGELITQDLPAHEFLGEEITNKLIYYPTVTREPFRNRGRITDLIESGKLFEEIGLPAIDKARDRVMLCGSPEMMVQLRGMFEARGFEEGNSGEAGDFVLEKAFAER is encoded by the coding sequence ATGAGCAACCTGCTGGAAGAGCGCGTCCTCAGCGTCCACCACTGGACCGACCGCCTGTTCTCCTTCACCACCACGCGCGACAGCGGCTTCCGCTTCCGCAATGGCGAGTTCACCATGATCGGCCTCAGGGTGGACGGAAAGCCGCTGCTGCGCGCCTATTCGGTGGCGAGCCCAAATTATGAGGAGAATCTCGAATTCTTCTCCATCAAGGTGCAGGACGGCCCGCTGACCTCGCGCCTCCAGCATCTGAAGGTGGGCGACCCCATCATCGTCGGAAAGAAGGCCACCGGCACGCTGGTGCTGGACAATCTGAAGGCCGGCCAGAACCTCTATCTGCTCGGCACCGGCACCGGCCTTGCCCCATTTCTCTCCATCATCCGCGATCCGGAGACCTATGAGCGCTTCGAGAAGGTGGTGCTCGTCCACGGCTGCCGGCAGGTGTCCGAACTCGCCTATGGCGAACTCATCACGCAGGATCTGCCAGCCCACGAATTCCTCGGCGAGGAGATCACCAACAAGCTGATCTACTACCCGACCGTCACCCGCGAGCCCTTCCGCAATCGCGGCCGCATCACCGATCTCATCGAGAGCGGCAAGCTGTTCGAGGAAATCGGCCTGCCGGCCATCGACAAGGCCCGCGACCGGGTGATGCTCTGCGGCTCGCCGGAGATGATGGTGCAGTTGCGCGGCATGTTCGAGGCACGCGGCTTCGAGGAAGGCAACAGCGGCGAGGCCGGCGACTTCGTGCTGGAAAAGGCCTTCGCCGAGCGCTGA
- the fdxA gene encoding ferredoxin FdxA codes for MAYVVTDGCIRCKYMDCVSVCPVDCFYAGENMLVIHPDECIDCGVCEPECPAEAIVPDTDPRAGEWLALNAEYAATWPNITEKGEPPADADDWKGKAGKLALLDPAPAA; via the coding sequence ATGGCCTATGTCGTCACCGATGGCTGCATCCGCTGCAAATATATGGACTGCGTGTCCGTGTGCCCGGTGGACTGCTTCTACGCCGGCGAGAACATGCTGGTGATCCACCCGGACGAGTGCATCGACTGCGGCGTGTGCGAGCCGGAATGCCCGGCGGAGGCCATCGTGCCGGACACCGATCCGCGCGCGGGCGAATGGCTGGCGCTGAACGCCGAATACGCCGCCACATGGCCCAACATCACCGAGAAGGGCGAGCCGCCCGCCGATGCGGACGACTGGAAGGGCAAGGCGGGCAAGCTCGCTTTGCTCGACCCCGCCCCCGCCGCCTGA
- a CDS encoding molybdopterin cofactor-binding domain-containing protein has translation MTEPAPSPDALLARAGTLAILRPAQHVKGLVPTAPPPEGALDLFLFLDDEGRTLAFNGHVDLGTGIRTALAQIVAEELDLPIDRVTMVLGHTGGTPNQGATIASDSIQISAQPLRRAAAQARHHLVALAAEALGLPEADLTVTDGVVHPKAGGNAGVSYAALIAGRRDRLMLAESVALKPVSDYRIVGQRMPRVDIPAKATGTFTYVHDVRVPGMLHGRVVRPPYAGIDAGDFIGKSLIAVDESSVADIPGMVAVVTMGDFVGVVAEREEQAAEAARRLKVRWKEPPPLPADLTDIPNALRTNPSKPRLLHERGDVEAAHSAAAQQMDRTYVWPYQMHASIGPSCAVTDVRPEGTTVWSGTQNPYPLRADIALLLGLPEETIEIVRFEAAGCYGRNCADDVAADAALLSRAVGRPVRVQLTREQEHAWEPKGAAQLMEIRGGITADGSPAAYDFSTRYPSNAAVTLALLLTGRVPADNPVFEMGDRTAIPPYAYDNMRVVAHDMAPIVRAAWLRGVSALPNSFAHESYIDELAAAAGVDPVEYRLRYLHDPRAVDLVKEVAAKAGWEHRTGARQQVVEGDIVRGQGFAYALYVHSKFPGYGAAWSAWVADVEVNKATGDVNVTRVVVGQDSGLMINPAGIEHQIHGNVIQSTSRALKEEVSFSKTEVASREWGAYPILTFPEVPVIKVVLMPRPEEPPLGSGESASVPSAAAIANAIFDATGVRFREPPFTPDRVRAALTGEAPPPDPKPEKKKRSWFALAGAALAGALGMASVALPIRGAIAPITPPDPTSFSAEMIARGKQLAALGDCAVCHTLPGGVTNAGGRAMETPFGTVYATNLTPDPETGIGRWSYAAFERAMREGISRDGRHLYPAFPYTAFTKTSDTDLQALYAYLMSQPAVSAPTPEAKMAFPFNIRPLMAGWNALFLKPGQMEADPARSPQWNRGAYLVDGLGHCGACHTPRNVLGAEKTGAAYLAGGMVDGWEAPALTALSSAPIPWTEEALYSYLRTGFSPHHGTAAGPMAPVVQELSHLPDADIRAMATYLASFSGPAPADPAARAAELQAKASASLRPLDTLGGKLYEGACAACHSESGPTLFGVRPELALNTNVHAARPDNLIRVILDGIPSPAARDLGDMPAFRESLDDGQVAALVRYIRAKFAPDAKPWEGVDAEVTRLRSAPTTH, from the coding sequence ATGACCGAGCCGGCGCCTTCCCCCGACGCTCTGCTCGCCCGCGCCGGCACGCTCGCCATCCTGCGCCCGGCGCAGCATGTGAAGGGCCTCGTGCCCACCGCCCCGCCGCCGGAAGGCGCGCTGGACCTCTTCCTGTTCCTCGATGACGAAGGCCGGACGCTGGCCTTCAATGGCCATGTGGACCTCGGCACCGGCATCCGCACCGCGCTGGCCCAGATCGTGGCCGAGGAACTGGACCTGCCGATCGACCGCGTAACCATGGTGCTCGGCCACACCGGCGGCACGCCCAACCAGGGCGCCACCATCGCCAGCGATAGCATCCAGATTTCCGCCCAGCCCCTGCGCCGGGCAGCGGCGCAGGCCCGCCATCATCTGGTGGCGCTCGCCGCCGAGGCCCTCGGCCTGCCGGAAGCCGACCTTACGGTGACGGACGGCGTGGTTCATCCGAAAGCCGGCGGCAATGCGGGCGTCTCCTATGCCGCCTTGATCGCCGGCCGCCGCGACCGGCTGATGCTGGCGGAGAGCGTGGCGCTGAAACCCGTCTCCGACTATCGCATCGTCGGCCAGCGCATGCCCCGCGTGGACATTCCCGCCAAGGCCACCGGCACCTTCACCTATGTGCATGACGTGCGCGTGCCCGGCATGCTGCACGGGCGCGTGGTGCGCCCGCCCTATGCGGGCATTGATGCGGGCGACTTCATCGGCAAGAGCCTCATTGCCGTCGATGAAAGCTCGGTGGCCGATATTCCCGGCATGGTGGCGGTGGTCACCATGGGCGATTTCGTGGGCGTGGTGGCCGAGCGCGAGGAGCAGGCCGCCGAGGCCGCCCGCCGCCTGAAGGTGCGCTGGAAGGAGCCGCCGCCCCTTCCGGCGGACCTCACGGACATTCCCAACGCCCTGCGCACCAACCCCAGCAAGCCACGCCTGCTGCACGAGCGGGGCGATGTGGAGGCGGCCCACAGCGCCGCCGCCCAGCAGATGGACCGCACCTATGTGTGGCCCTACCAGATGCACGCCTCCATCGGCCCCTCCTGCGCCGTGACCGATGTGCGACCGGAGGGGACAACCGTCTGGTCCGGCACGCAGAATCCCTATCCCCTGCGCGCCGACATCGCTCTGCTGCTGGGCCTGCCGGAAGAGACCATCGAGATCGTCCGCTTCGAGGCCGCCGGCTGCTATGGCCGCAACTGCGCGGACGACGTGGCGGCGGACGCCGCGTTGCTCTCACGCGCCGTGGGCCGCCCGGTGCGGGTGCAGCTCACCCGCGAGCAGGAGCACGCCTGGGAGCCCAAGGGCGCGGCGCAGCTCATGGAAATTCGGGGCGGCATCACTGCCGACGGTTCGCCGGCCGCTTATGATTTCTCCACCCGCTATCCCTCCAACGCCGCCGTCACGCTGGCGCTGCTGCTGACGGGCCGGGTGCCGGCGGACAATCCCGTCTTCGAGATGGGCGACCGCACGGCCATCCCGCCCTATGCCTATGACAACATGCGCGTGGTGGCCCACGACATGGCGCCCATCGTGCGGGCGGCGTGGCTGCGGGGCGTCTCGGCCCTCCCCAATTCCTTCGCTCACGAGAGCTATATCGACGAACTCGCCGCCGCCGCCGGCGTCGACCCCGTCGAGTATCGCCTGCGCTATCTGCACGATCCGCGCGCCGTGGACCTCGTGAAGGAGGTGGCGGCGAAAGCCGGCTGGGAGCATCGCACCGGGGCGCGCCAGCAGGTGGTGGAGGGCGACATCGTGCGCGGGCAGGGCTTTGCCTATGCGCTCTATGTCCACTCCAAATTCCCTGGCTATGGCGCCGCGTGGTCCGCCTGGGTGGCGGATGTGGAGGTGAACAAGGCGACGGGCGACGTGAACGTGACCCGTGTGGTGGTGGGGCAGGACAGCGGCCTGATGATCAATCCCGCCGGGATCGAGCACCAGATCCACGGCAATGTCATCCAGTCCACCAGCCGGGCGCTGAAGGAAGAGGTGAGCTTCTCCAAGACCGAGGTGGCGAGCCGGGAATGGGGCGCCTATCCCATTCTCACCTTCCCGGAAGTGCCGGTCATCAAGGTGGTGCTGATGCCCCGGCCGGAGGAGCCGCCTCTGGGGTCCGGCGAGAGCGCCTCCGTGCCCAGCGCCGCCGCCATTGCCAATGCCATCTTCGATGCCACCGGCGTGCGCTTCCGCGAGCCGCCCTTCACGCCCGACCGGGTGCGCGCGGCGCTCACCGGCGAGGCCCCGCCGCCCGATCCGAAGCCAGAGAAGAAGAAGCGCTCGTGGTTCGCACTGGCGGGCGCGGCGCTGGCGGGGGCGCTCGGCATGGCGAGCGTGGCCCTGCCCATCCGGGGCGCCATCGCACCCATCACCCCACCCGATCCCACGAGCTTTTCCGCCGAGATGATCGCGCGTGGCAAACAGCTCGCGGCGCTGGGCGATTGTGCCGTGTGCCACACCCTTCCCGGCGGCGTGACGAACGCGGGCGGACGGGCCATGGAGACGCCCTTCGGCACGGTCTATGCCACCAATCTGACGCCCGATCCGGAGACCGGGATCGGCCGCTGGTCCTACGCCGCCTTCGAGCGGGCCATGCGCGAGGGCATCTCGCGGGACGGGCGGCATCTTTACCCTGCGTTTCCCTATACGGCCTTCACCAAGACCTCCGACACCGACCTTCAGGCGCTCTATGCCTATCTGATGTCGCAGCCCGCCGTCTCCGCCCCGACGCCGGAGGCGAAGATGGCCTTCCCCTTCAACATCCGCCCGCTCATGGCCGGCTGGAACGCGCTGTTCCTGAAGCCCGGCCAGATGGAGGCGGACCCGGCCCGCTCGCCGCAGTGGAATCGCGGCGCCTATCTGGTGGACGGGCTCGGCCATTGCGGCGCCTGCCACACGCCGCGCAACGTGCTGGGTGCCGAGAAGACCGGCGCCGCATACCTTGCCGGCGGCATGGTGGACGGCTGGGAAGCCCCCGCCCTCACCGCGCTCTCCTCCGCGCCCATCCCGTGGACGGAAGAGGCGCTGTATTCCTATCTGCGCACCGGGTTCTCGCCCCACCACGGCACGGCCGCCGGCCCCATGGCGCCGGTGGTGCAGGAACTCTCCCATCTGCCGGATGCGGACATCCGCGCCATGGCGACCTATCTCGCGTCCTTCTCAGGCCCCGCCCCCGCCGATCCCGCTGCCAGGGCGGCCGAGTTGCAGGCAAAGGCGAGCGCCTCCCTGCGGCCGCTGGATACGCTGGGCGGCAAGCTCTATGAGGGCGCCTGCGCTGCCTGCCATTCGGAGAGCGGGCCGACCCTGTTCGGCGTGCGCCCGGAGCTGGCGCTGAACACCAATGTCCATGCGGCGCGGCCGGACAATCTCATCCGCGTCATTCTGGACGGCATCCCCTCCCCCGCCGCCCGCGACCTCGGCGACATGCCCGCCTTTCGCGAAAGCCTCGACGACGGGCAGGTGGCCGCACTGGTCCGCTACATCCGCGCCAAGTTCGCCCCCGATGCCAAGCCGTGGGAGGGCGTAGACGCGGAAGTGACGCGGCTACGGAGCGCGCCGACGACGCATTGA
- a CDS encoding CaiB/BaiF CoA transferase family protein, translating to MSGPLEGLKVLELARILAGPWVGQVLADLGADVVKVESPDGDDTRTWGPPFVPAADGGDLSAAYFHAANRGKKSVVIDFRTPEGQEEVRRLAAKADVLVENFKVGGLKKYGLDAESLKAVNPRLIYCSITGFGQTGPYAERAGYDYLVQGMGGIMSLTGEPAGEPMKVGVAFADIYTGLYATVGILSALRRRDATGQGAVVDMALLDCQVGVLANQAMNYLVSGKAPARLGNAHPNIVPYQVFPVADGYVIIAVGNDGQFRRFCTVLGIPETGTDPDYATNRDRVRNRAALGAILSERMATFQKADLLAKLEAEGVPAGPINTLDEVFADPQVIARGLRIDMEAPDAAGGTVPGVRTPITIDGEPMVSGQPSPELGSHTAAFKAGELW from the coding sequence ATGAGCGGTCCTCTGGAGGGGCTGAAGGTCCTCGAACTCGCCCGCATCCTCGCCGGCCCCTGGGTGGGGCAGGTGCTCGCCGATCTCGGCGCGGACGTGGTGAAGGTGGAAAGCCCGGACGGCGACGACACCCGCACCTGGGGCCCGCCCTTCGTGCCCGCGGCCGATGGGGGCGATCTTTCCGCCGCCTATTTCCATGCGGCCAATCGCGGCAAGAAGTCCGTGGTCATCGACTTCCGCACCCCCGAGGGGCAGGAGGAGGTGCGCCGCCTCGCCGCCAAGGCGGACGTGCTGGTGGAGAACTTCAAGGTCGGCGGCCTGAAGAAATACGGGCTCGACGCCGAGAGCCTGAAGGCGGTGAACCCGCGCCTCATCTATTGCTCCATCACCGGCTTCGGCCAGACCGGGCCCTACGCGGAGCGGGCGGGCTACGACTATCTGGTGCAGGGCATGGGCGGGATCATGTCGCTCACCGGCGAGCCGGCGGGCGAGCCCATGAAGGTGGGCGTCGCCTTCGCCGACATCTACACCGGCCTGTACGCCACCGTGGGCATCCTTTCGGCGCTGCGGCGGCGGGATGCGACGGGGCAGGGCGCGGTGGTGGACATGGCGCTGCTGGATTGCCAGGTGGGCGTGCTCGCCAACCAGGCCATGAACTATCTGGTCAGCGGCAAGGCGCCGGCCCGGCTCGGCAATGCCCATCCCAACATCGTGCCCTATCAGGTCTTCCCGGTGGCGGATGGCTATGTGATCATCGCGGTGGGCAATGACGGGCAGTTCCGGCGTTTCTGCACCGTGCTCGGCATCCCGGAGACCGGCACCGACCCCGACTATGCCACGAATCGGGACCGGGTCCGTAATCGGGCGGCGCTGGGCGCGATTCTCAGCGAACGCATGGCCACCTTCCAGAAGGCGGACCTGCTGGCGAAGCTGGAGGCGGAAGGCGTGCCGGCCGGCCCGATCAATACGCTGGACGAGGTCTTCGCCGATCCGCAGGTGATCGCGCGGGGTCTGCGCATCGACATGGAGGCGCCCGATGCCGCCGGTGGCACCGTCCCGGGTGTGCGCACGCCGATCACCATCGACGGCGAGCCGATGGTTTCGGGCCAGCCGTCGCCCGAACTCGGTTCGCACACCGCGGCGTTCAAGGCCGGCGAGCTCTGGTGA
- a CDS encoding (2Fe-2S)-binding protein gives MADEVAFTVNGVPHGFALPRETPLIYVLRNDLGLNGPKFGCGLGECGACTVLVDGVAARSCVTKLASVEGRAVTTLEGLGTLAAPHPVQAAFIAEQGAQCGYCLNGMIMTTVAFLKRNPSPTEAEAREALRYNLCRCGTHVEILRSVLRAASDMAAAPETSVAP, from the coding sequence ATGGCGGATGAGGTTGCCTTCACCGTGAACGGCGTGCCGCACGGCTTCGCGCTGCCGCGTGAGACCCCGCTCATTTATGTGCTGCGCAACGATCTCGGCCTCAACGGCCCCAAGTTCGGCTGCGGCCTTGGCGAATGCGGCGCCTGCACGGTGCTGGTGGACGGGGTGGCGGCGCGTTCCTGCGTCACCAAGCTCGCCAGCGTGGAGGGCCGCGCGGTGACGACGCTGGAGGGCCTTGGCACGCTGGCCGCCCCGCATCCGGTACAGGCCGCCTTCATCGCCGAACAGGGCGCCCAGTGCGGCTATTGTCTCAACGGCATGATAATGACGACAGTCGCCTTTCTGAAGCGCAACCCCAGCCCCACCGAGGCCGAGGCCCGCGAAGCGCTACGCTACAATCTCTGCCGCTGCGGGACGCACGTGGAAATCCTGCGCTCCGTGCTGCGCGCCGCAAGCGACATGGCCGCCGCGCCAGAGACGAGCGTGGCGCCATGA
- a CDS encoding amino acid synthesis family protein → MPEVKIRKRLIILEEILHEGGPVAAQPRKRGAILTVIENPFAGRYVEDIAGFMDDLTPLGVAMAGDLLAALGGDKSAIDGYGKGAIVGAAGELEHGALWHVPGGYAMREILGDAKAIVPSTKKVGGPGTRLDVPVTHVNASYVRSHFDAMEVGVPDGPKADEIVLALVMTTGPRVHARVGGLAADKIKGEDGLR, encoded by the coding sequence ATGCCTGAGGTGAAGATCCGTAAGCGTCTCATCATCCTTGAGGAGATCCTCCACGAGGGCGGCCCGGTCGCGGCCCAGCCGCGCAAGCGCGGTGCCATCCTGACCGTGATCGAGAACCCCTTCGCCGGCCGCTATGTGGAAGACATCGCCGGTTTCATGGACGATCTGACGCCGCTCGGCGTTGCCATGGCGGGCGATCTTCTGGCCGCGCTCGGCGGCGACAAGAGCGCCATCGACGGCTATGGCAAGGGCGCCATCGTGGGCGCTGCGGGCGAGCTGGAGCACGGCGCGCTGTGGCATGTGCCCGGCGGCTATGCCATGCGAGAGATCCTCGGCGACGCCAAGGCCATCGTGCCTTCCACCAAGAAGGTGGGCGGCCCCGGCACCCGGCTCGACGTGCCGGTGACCCATGTGAACGCCTCCTATGTGCGCAGCCATTTCGACGCCATGGAAGTCGGCGTGCCGGATGGCCCGAAGGCGGACGAGATCGTGCTCGCTCTGGTGATGACCACCGGTCCGCGCGTCCATGCCCGCGTCGGCGGTCTCGCGGCCGACAAGATCAAGGGCGAGGACGGCCTGCGATGA
- a CDS encoding UPF0280 family protein, whose protein sequence is MRRAPQVALLADGHRLHLQDGPIDLVIEAEGSEPAVRAAYAAAVERFTGLLDALCGELTALRAPASPDLCPVTGPVARRMWEAVAPFAGAHFITPMAAVAGAVAEEVLSALVRPGLTRAYVNNGGDIALYLPEGARFTVGLVDRPDRPSLTGTAVLTTESPVRGVATSGWRGRSFSLGIADAVTILAPTAALADAAASIVANAVDLPGHRGVLRVPACELQPDSDLGPRLVTRDVPSLSAAERREALGAGLACAQDLVRRGLICGAALHLQGDTVGTGAALAHLSGSAAPTAVPLSVTPQPEQGRAHA, encoded by the coding sequence ATCCGGCGGGCGCCCCAGGTGGCGCTGCTGGCCGATGGTCACCGCCTGCATCTGCAGGACGGCCCCATCGACCTCGTGATCGAGGCCGAGGGGTCGGAGCCGGCTGTGCGCGCGGCCTATGCGGCGGCGGTGGAGCGCTTCACAGGTCTGCTGGATGCGTTGTGCGGCGAACTCACCGCCCTGCGCGCACCCGCTTCGCCTGATCTGTGCCCGGTGACGGGGCCGGTGGCCCGGCGCATGTGGGAGGCGGTGGCGCCGTTTGCGGGCGCGCATTTCATCACGCCCATGGCGGCGGTGGCGGGCGCGGTGGCGGAAGAGGTGCTCTCCGCCCTCGTGCGGCCAGGCCTCACCCGCGCCTATGTAAACAATGGCGGCGACATCGCCCTCTATCTGCCGGAGGGCGCGCGTTTTACGGTTGGTCTCGTGGATCGGCCGGATCGCCCGAGCCTCACCGGCACGGCGGTCCTCACCACCGAGAGCCCGGTGCGTGGCGTTGCCACCAGCGGCTGGCGCGGGCGCAGCTTCTCGCTCGGCATTGCCGATGCCGTCACCATTCTCGCCCCTACCGCCGCGCTGGCGGACGCGGCGGCAAGCATCGTCGCCAATGCGGTGGACCTGCCCGGCCATCGCGGTGTGCTGCGCGTGCCCGCCTGCGAACTCCAGCCGGACAGCGACCTCGGCCCCCGCCTTGTGACCCGCGACGTGCCGAGCCTTTCCGCCGCCGAGCGGCGTGAGGCGCTCGGCGCGGGCCTCGCCTGTGCGCAGGATCTGGTGCGGCGCGGCCTCATCTGTGGGGCGGCGCTGCATTTGCAGGGCGATACGGTCGGCACCGGCGCCGCGCTCGCCCATCTCTCCGGTTCCGCGGCCCCGACCGCCGTTCCTCTTTCCGTAACGCCACAACCAGAACAAGGGCGCGCACATGCCTGA
- a CDS encoding 6-hydroxynicotinate reductase, with amino-acid sequence MSDATAAARPADEKIRCDACPVMCYIKPGMTGACDRYANHAGELVRVDPHVLLDRTLEQGGNVVPFNRSGDWDGKLINAPETFVTAIGAGTTYPDYKPAPFIVSSQVEGVDMVTVVTEGIFSYCGVKVKIDTDRYLGPEQATVRAAGEPVGHVTTSEYGSQMLSLGGVHHLTGGGKKEGRVTCEALLDLCNGKAVELTIDDGATVIVQAGKAPIVNGIPEERMRVGCGSATIGMFAKQWLGKADEVVVVDDHITGVLSEHQAGKLLDIPETGIKMKGRRSTPGRYFQVAEPGTGWGGTNISDPLSIIGPFDAKVAKPGLRLFFISTTGEHSAYYELDETLAPVAKEMPADLVASTERVKENCEPALCTVLFMAGAGGSLRSGVTENPVRLTKSVKDALTYVTSGGAPVYVYPGGGITFMVDVTRLPENAFGYVPTPALVAPIEFTLRLSDYEALGGHMDHVRPVDGIPRGEGVRPVAPFLENPWPLAPHTAKRSHG; translated from the coding sequence ATGTCCGACGCGACCGCAGCGGCCCGTCCCGCCGATGAGAAGATCCGGTGCGATGCCTGCCCCGTGATGTGCTACATCAAGCCGGGCATGACGGGCGCCTGCGACCGCTACGCCAACCATGCGGGCGAACTGGTCCGGGTCGATCCCCACGTGCTGCTCGACCGCACGCTGGAGCAGGGCGGCAATGTGGTGCCCTTCAATCGCAGCGGCGACTGGGACGGCAAGCTCATCAACGCGCCCGAAACCTTCGTGACCGCAATCGGCGCGGGCACCACCTATCCCGACTACAAGCCCGCGCCCTTCATCGTCTCCTCGCAGGTCGAGGGCGTGGACATGGTGACGGTCGTGACGGAGGGCATCTTCAGCTATTGCGGCGTGAAGGTGAAGATCGACACAGACCGCTATCTCGGCCCGGAGCAGGCGACCGTGCGTGCCGCTGGCGAGCCGGTGGGCCATGTGACCACCAGCGAATACGGCTCGCAGATGCTGTCGCTCGGCGGCGTGCATCACCTCACCGGCGGCGGCAAGAAGGAAGGCCGCGTCACCTGCGAGGCGCTGCTGGACCTTTGCAACGGCAAGGCCGTGGAACTCACCATTGATGACGGCGCGACCGTCATCGTGCAGGCGGGCAAGGCGCCCATCGTCAACGGCATTCCGGAAGAGCGGATGCGGGTGGGCTGCGGCTCGGCCACCATCGGCATGTTCGCCAAGCAGTGGCTTGGCAAGGCGGACGAGGTGGTGGTGGTGGACGACCACATCACCGGCGTCCTCTCCGAGCATCAGGCCGGCAAGCTGCTGGATATTCCCGAGACCGGCATCAAGATGAAGGGCCGGCGCTCGACGCCCGGCCGCTATTTCCAGGTGGCCGAGCCCGGCACCGGCTGGGGTGGCACCAACATTTCCGATCCGCTGTCCATCATCGGCCCCTTCGATGCCAAGGTGGCGAAGCCCGGCCTGCGCCTGTTCTTCATCTCCACCACTGGCGAGCACTCGGCCTATTACGAGCTGGACGAGACGCTGGCGCCCGTTGCGAAGGAGATGCCGGCTGATCTCGTCGCCTCCACCGAGCGGGTGAAGGAGAATTGCGAGCCGGCGCTCTGCACGGTGCTGTTCATGGCTGGCGCCGGCGGCTCGCTGCGCTCGGGCGTGACGGAGAACCCGGTGCGCCTCACCAAATCGGTGAAGGACGCGCTCACCTACGTCACCAGCGGTGGCGCGCCGGTCTATGTCTATCCCGGCGGCGGCATCACCTTCATGGTGGATGTGACGCGCCTGCCGGAGAACGCCTTCGGCTATGTGCCGACCCCGGCATTGGTCGCGCCCATCGAATTCACGCTGCGCCTGTCGGATTACGAGGCTCTGGGCGGCCACATGGACCATGTGCGCCCGGTGGACGGCATTCCGCGCGGCGAGGGGGTGCGCCCTGTGGCGCCGTTCCTTGAGAATCCCTGGCCGCTCGCGCCGCACACCGCCAAGCGTTCGCACGGCTGA
- a CDS encoding amidohydrolase family protein, translating to MAHDAPSGPTGPTKLVIRNIGLLLSGDLEKPILDADTIVAENGRITAIGRLKDVDVEGATTTVDANGAAVTPGLIDSHVHPVAGDWTPRQQQLNWIDSFLHGGVTTMISAGEVHYPGRPRDVVGLKALAITAQRTFTAFRPGGVKIHAGAPVIEHEMVEEDFKELAAAGVKLLGEVGLGGVKDGPTARKMVGWARKYGIQSTIHTGGPSIPGSGLIDKDVVLEADTDVVGHINGGHTALPDSQIRCICEGCKRGLELVHNGNERSALYTLRIAKEMGDLHRVILGTDAPAGSGVQPLGILRMVSLLSSLGDLPAEQAFCLATGNTARMRALDTGLIEVGRAADFVIMDTAQHSAGKNLLESVQLGDLPGIGMTIIDGIVRTERSRNTPPATRVPFLVK from the coding sequence ATGGCCCACGACGCCCCGAGCGGCCCCACCGGCCCCACCAAGCTCGTCATCCGCAACATCGGCCTGCTGCTGAGCGGCGATCTTGAGAAGCCCATTCTCGATGCCGACACCATCGTCGCCGAGAACGGCCGCATCACCGCCATCGGCCGCCTGAAGGACGTGGACGTGGAGGGCGCCACCACCACCGTCGACGCCAATGGCGCGGCGGTGACACCCGGCCTCATCGACAGCCATGTGCATCCGGTGGCGGGCGACTGGACGCCCCGCCAGCAGCAGCTCAACTGGATCGACAGCTTCCTGCACGGCGGCGTCACCACCATGATTTCGGCCGGCGAGGTGCATTATCCCGGCCGCCCGCGCGACGTCGTGGGTCTCAAGGCGCTCGCCATCACCGCCCAGCGCACCTTCACCGCCTTCCGTCCCGGCGGCGTGAAGATCCATGCGGGCGCTCCCGTCATCGAGCATGAGATGGTGGAGGAGGACTTCAAGGAGCTCGCCGCCGCCGGAGTGAAGCTGCTCGGCGAAGTGGGCCTCGGCGGCGTGAAGGACGGCCCCACCGCCCGCAAGATGGTCGGCTGGGCGCGCAAGTATGGCATCCAGTCCACCATCCACACCGGCGGCCCCTCGATCCCCGGCTCGGGCCTCATCGACAAGGATGTGGTGCTGGAAGCGGACACGGACGTGGTGGGCCACATCAACGGCGGCCACACCGCCCTGCCCGATAGCCAGATCCGCTGCATCTGCGAGGGCTGCAAGCGTGGCCTGGAGCTGGTGCACAACGGCAATGAGCGCTCGGCCCTCTACACCCTGCGCATCGCCAAGGAGATGGGCGATCTCCACCGCGTGATCCTCGGCACCGACGCCCCCGCCGGCTCGGGCGTGCAGCCCCTCGGCATCCTGCGCATGGTCTCGCTGCTCTCCTCGCTGGGCGACCTGCCAGCGGAACAGGCCTTCTGCCTCGCCACCGGCAACACCGCGCGCATGCGCGCGCTGGACACCGGCCTCATCGAGGTGGGCCGGGCGGCGGATTTCGTCATCATGGACACCGCCCAGCATTCGGCCGGCAAGAACCTCCTGGAGAGCGTCCAGCTGGGCGACTTGCCGGGCATCGGCATGACCATCATCGACGGCATCGTGCGCACGGAGCGCTCGCGCAACACCCCGCCCGCCACCCGCGTTCCCTTCCTGGTGAAGTGA